A genomic stretch from Pagrus major chromosome 3, Pma_NU_1.0 includes:
- the mgat1b gene encoding alpha-1,3-mannosyl-glycoprotein 2-beta-N-acetylglucosaminyltransferase b: MVRKKGSLILCGAFLFVAWNALLLLYLWGRPPIGRLGEGGGAEPGGKEEWGMGKGKGGRVNLAGEVIRLAEEVEIQLETQKKLLKQIESHRALWAQQKDIGKREADDTKDVKDGVVHQPPKPPLPLKDDVGDKDQTELKHTQSPAHTVASDTKVGQHQAIEIKKEVFKNNELMTSVDSPEVVIPILVIACDRVTVKRSLDRLIQYRPSPQLYPIIVSQDCGHTETARVIGSYGDQVTHLRQPDLSDIRVRPEHRKFQGYYKIARHYRWALNQVFNTFSQSTVVIVEDDLEVAPDFFEYFRALYPILHSDPSLWCVSAWNDNGRDALVDPSKAELLYRTDFFPGLGWMLLKEMWDELEVKWPSAFWDDWMRQPEQRKDRSCIRPEISRTITFGRKGVSLGQFFDQYLRYIKLNTEFVPFTKQDLSYLLKEKYDEKFIRDVYSAPLVKIEDLQQGGNLKGPGPYRIQYSSRDSFKVFSRNLGVMDDLKSGVPRTGYRGIVSFLYRGRRVFLAPPEGWSRYDTSWS; encoded by the exons ATGGTTCGCAAGAAAGGTTCTCTTATACTATGTGGTGCTTTCCTGTTTGTCGCCTGGAACGCTTTGCTTCTACTTTATCTTTGGGGTCGCCCTCCCATCGGCCGGCTTGGAGAAGGTGGTGGAGCAGAAccaggaggaaaggaggagtgGGGCATGGGCAAAGGGAAAGGAGGCCGGGTCAACCTGGCAGGGGAGGTGATCCGGCTGGCAGAGGAGGTTGAAATTCAGCTCGAGACCCAGAAAAAGCTACTAAAGCAGATTGAAAGTCACAGAGCACTGTGGGCTCAGCAGAAAGACATTGGGAAAAGAGAAGCAGATGATACAAAAGATGTCAAAGATGGGGTTGTCCACCAGCCACCAAAACCTCCACTTCCTCTCAAAGACGATGTTGGTGACAAGGACCAAACTGAATTAAAACATACACAGAGTCCTGCTCATACAGTAGCTTCAGACACTAAGGTGGGACAGCACCAGGCTATTGAAATAAAGAAGgaggtttttaaaaacaatgaattgatgACTTCTGTTGACAGCCCAGAAGTCGTCATTCCCATTCTAGTTATTGCTTGTGACAGAGTGACGGTGAAACGGAGCCTCGACAGACTGATACAGTACCGCCCTTCTCCACAGTTATATCCAATTATTGTCAGTCAGGACTGTGGCCACACTGAGACAGCACGTGTGATTGGCTCATATGGAGATCAAGTGACACACTTGCGTCAGCCGGACCTCTCGGACATCAGAGTTCGGCCAGAGCACAGGAAGTTCCAGGGCTACTACAAAATTGCCCGACATTACCGCTGGGCACTCAACCAAGTGTTCAACACGTTCTCCCAGTCTACTGTGGTCATAGTGGAGGACGACCTGGAG GTGGCACCAGACTTCTTTGAGTATTTCCGAGCCCTGTACCCAATCTTGCACTCTGACCCCAGCCTGTGGTGTGTTTCTGCCTGGAACGATAATGGCAGAGATGCCCTGGTGGATCCATCCAAAGCTGAGCTCCTCTACAGAACAGACTTCTTCCCTGGGCTGGGCTGGATGCTGCTGAAGGAGATGTGGGACGAACTGGAAGTCAAATGGCCCTCAGCTTTCTGGGATGACTGGATGCGGCAACCCGAGCAGCGCAAGGACCGCTCCTGCATTCGGCCAGAAATATCCCGGACTATAACCTTTGGCCGGAAAGGCGTCAGTTTAGGTCAATTCTTTGACCAGTACCTTCGCTATATTAAGCTAAACACTGAATTTGTGCCTTTTACCAAACAGGATTTGTCTTATTTGCTTAAAGAGAAGTATGATGAAAAGTTTATCAGAGATGTTTACAGTGCCCCACTGGTGAAGATTGAGGACCTGCAACAAGGGGGCAACTTAAAAGGCCCTGGACCGTACAGGATCCAGTACTCTAGCAGGGACAGTTTCAAAGTCTTCTCTCGAAATCTGGGGGTTATGGACGACTTAAAATCTGGAGTTCCTCGTACAGGTTACAGGGGCATAGTTAGTTTCCTGTACCGGGGTCGAAGGGTGTTCTTGGCTCCACCAGAGGGCTGGTCACGGTATGATACTAGCTGGAGCTGA